In Pseudonocardia sp. DSM 110487, the sequence GCCGACGTCACGATCGGGGGTCGCACCTATGAGGTGGCGCCCGGCTGGGTGAGCTTCGTGCCGGCGGGCGTGGAGGTGCGGTTTGACTACACCGGCCGCTCCGAACACCTCTTCGCCCACTTCCGGCCGGAGGAGTGCGGCGAGCCGTCGACGGTGCCGGTCGCGCGGGACGCGGGCCCGGCCGCGGCCGGGCTCTCGGAGCTCCTGCGCGCGGCGATCTCCGCCTCGCCGGGCGGGTCGGCGCGCACCGCCGCCGAGGTGTGGACGGCGCTGTGGCGCATCGCGCAGCTCCCGGAGCCCGCCACGGGCCGGACGCATCACACCGCCGTCGCCACGGCCATCGCATACGTCGAGGCCAATCTGGCGCGCCCGCTCGCCGTTCCGGACATCGCCCGCGCGGCCGGGGTGTCGCACAACCACCTCACGCGGCTCTTCCGCGCGGAGACCGGCCTTCCCGTGGTCGGCTGGATCCGGCAGCGACGGATGGCCAGGGCCCGCCACCTGCTCACGGCCACGACGATGTCGATCCCGGCCGTCGCCGCCTCGGTGGGGATCAACGACCTGCAGGCGTTCAACAAGGCCTGCCGGCGGGAGCTGGGGGGCTCCCCGCGCGCGGTGCGGGCGGGTGCCTGACGGCCTTCAGAGCGAGAAGACCTGCAGCCATTCGCCGCTTCTGGGTACGTATCCGTGACGCACACCGAGATGCTTCACGAGCGGCGCGACGTGCGCAGCGCCGTACACCACCGCGACGTTGATGTCCTCTTCGCACCGTTCGGTGTGGATCCGCGTCACGGCGTCGCAGAGGAGGACGTCGCGCTGGTCGGTGATGATCTCGACGAGCTCGAGCCCGCTCGGCTCCTCGATCGCGAGCGTGTCGCTGTCGAGCTGGAGGTGGCTCGCCACCATCTCGCGCGAGGCGAACACGTCGAGGTACAGCCGGAAGGCCGGCGTCATCGTGTACCACATCGCGCGTTCCGGCAGGCCGATCGCGCGCCAGCGCCGCTCGAGCTCGGGACCGGTCATGTCCGGCGTCACGACGGGGATGCCGACGTCGTAGAGGTCTTGTGGTTGCAGCTGCAGCCCCAGCCGGCTCCGGAGCTTTCTCGAGGTGTAGACCTGGGTCATGAACGTGGTCGTCGGGCTCGGGCCGATGATCCCCTCCGCCACGATCAAGTCGTGCCTGGCCAGCCGGGACGACACCTCCCGGTAGAACGACGCCTCCCCGAGATGGATCATCGGGTAGATCGTGAAGCGGCAGGGTGTGCCCTTCCTGCGCAGCTCGAGCACGACCGACCGAACACCGATGTCATTGACGTTGATGATGTCCATGGCGCCCCCCTGCTCCGAGTGAAGCCCGTGCAGGTACCGGCGCGATCTCGGAAGGGCGTCAGTTGGGGAGGGCGAGGCGAGGGACGGGGGCGTCGGCGTCCATTTCGGCCTCGGCGCCGAGGGGCACCGTCAGCTGCCCGCGGCAGTGCCCGAAGCCCAGCTCCTCCACCAGAGGGACCCCGAGCCCGCCGAGCCGATCGAGCACCACGTCGCGCACCTCTTCTGGCGGGCCGCACTCCTTCCACGACCCGAGCGCGATGCCCGCGACGCGGTCGAACCAGCCTGCACGCAGGAGCTGGGTGAGGAGGCGGTCGATCCGGTAGGGCGACTCGGTGACGTCCTCCAACAGCGCGATCGCGCCGTCCGGTGGAGGCGGGAGACCCGGCGCGCCGAGCGCGGAGGCCAGCAGGCTCAGCGTGCCGCCGACCGTCACGCCCGCCGCCCACCCTCCGACCAGGGCCATGGCCCGCGGTCCGCCCCGCAGCTCCGTCGGCGGGTCGAACAGCGCGCGACGCAGTCCTTCCCGCGCGTCCGGGTCGGCAGTGACGGCCGGGGTGGCGACCATCGGCCCGAACAGCGTGACCAGCCCGCACCGGGCGCCGAGCACGGCATGCAGCGCCGTGTTGTCGCTCGATCCCACGAAGTGCTTCGGGCCCGCGGCGGCCATCGCATCCCAGTCGAGCAGGTCGAGGACGCGCAGTGCGCCGTAGCCGCCGCGGGCGCACAGCACAGCGTCGATGTCCGGGTCGCACCACGCTCGCTGCAGCTGCTGGGCGCGCACGTCGTCGTCGGCGGCCAGGTACGGGAGCCGTCCCTCCTGCGCCGCGTCGAACGTCAGCTCCACGTCGAGGCCCCATGACTCGAGCACGGCGACGCCCCTGGCGAGCAGGCGCGGGGATACGGGCCCTGCCGGGGCCACCACCGCCACCCGGTCCCCTGCCCGCAGCGGCCGCACGGCCCGGCGTGTCGACGTCCCCACGCTGCGCCCTCCCGGCTCGGCGCCCGTCAGCACCTTGCCGACGAACGGCGCTGTTGTGCCACTGACGGCTGCGCGCTTGCTTCGCGGCGCGCACACCGTCAGACATGCATGGCGTCGGAACCTATCCGACGAGCGCGCCGTTCGTCGGAAAGGAAAGGGCCTCGGGGCGGCTACGCTGCGGGCGGGATCGGCCGAGAAGGAGATTTCCGTCAGCATGCATATCGCTGCCATGGCCGTGCTCTCCGCGAGTTTCCTCGCGATGGGTGCGGTGGCGTGGCACAAGCACCCGCGCAGCCGCGTCGGTCCGCTCGCGGCGGCCGTCGGGGTGCTCGTGCTGCTGGCGCAACTGCCTCTACCTCCCCTGCCGCACCGCCTGTGCGCGGCCGGGTGGGCCGCCGTGCTGATCCACCTGGTGGCGTCGCTCCCGACGGGACGGCTGGCCTCGCCCGCCATGCGGGGCGTCGTCGGGCTCGCCTATCTGAACAACCTCTTCATGCTCTCGCCCCTCCTGGTCGGCGGGCTGCCGGACGAGCTGGCCAAGGACGTCGGCTCCTCCATCGCGGTGCTCGTCGGGGCCGCGGTGACTGTCATGCAGTGGCTGCGGTGGCGGCGCACCAGCGTGCCGGGCCGCCGGTCCCTGACCCCGGTGCTCGCCGCGGTGGCCGTCGTCGTGGTGCTGCTGCTCGCCGGCAGCCCGCTGTGGACGCCCGAGGAGTCGCTGCTCGACATGGGCCTGCTCAAGGTCGGGCTGGTGGCCGTCCCGCTGGCCTACCTCGCCACCGAGCTGCGCACTCGGATCGAGCGTGGCGGTGTGGCCGACCTGGTGGTCCAGCTGGGCAGCGCGCCGGCGCCCGCGGGCCTGCGGGCGGCGCTCGCCAAGGCGCTGCACGACCCGACGCTCACCGTGGGCTATTGGGTGGCCGAGTCCCGCCAGTACGTCGACGCGGACGGGCACGCCGTGAGCCCGCCGCCCGGTCGCGTGGCGACCCGGGTGGACCGGGCGGGCGAGCCGGTCGCGCTCCTGATGCACGACCCCGCGTTGCTCGAGCAGCCCACGCTGATCGAGGCCGCGTGCACCGCCGCCGCACTCGCCCTCCAGAACGAGCGCCTCACGGCCGACCTGCGGGCGCGCGTGATCCAGCTCGCGGAGTCGCGGCGACACGTGGTGCAGGCGGCGGAGGCGGAGCGGCGGCGCCTGGAACGCGACCTGCACGACGGCGTGCAGCAGCGGCTGCTCTCCATCCCGATGGCGCTGAGCGTCGCCGAGTCGTCACTCCCTCCGGACGCCGGACGGGCCCGCGCCCTCATCGCCGAGGCGAAGGACATGTCGCTCGCGGTGCTGGACGAGCTGCGCGCGCTGTCGCAGGGCATCCACCCGACGATCCTCACCGAGCGCGGCCTCGACGGGGCCGTCCGGGAGCTGACGCTGGTGGCGCCGGTGCCCGTGGCGCTGACGGTGGACGTGCCTGCCCGGCTCTCGGCCGAGATCGAAACCACCGCCTACTACGTGGTGGCCGAGGCGCTCGCCAACGTCACCAAGCACGCCGACGCGAGCCGGGCCGACGTCCGGATCGAGCAGGCGGGCGGCCGGCTGGTCGTCGAGATCTCCGACGACGGGCGCGGCGGGGCCGATCCGGACGGGTCCGGGCTGCGCGGCCTCGCGACGCGGGCGGGGGACAACGGCGGGATCCTGCGCGTGACCAGCCCCGTCGGCGGCGGTACAACGGTCCGGGCGGAGCTGCCGTGCGCGTAGTGCTCGCCGAGGACAACGTCCTGCTGCGCGAGGGCCTGGCGCGCCTGCTCGCCGAGGCGGGCCTCGACGTGCTCTCGGGTGTCGAGGACGCCACGGCGCTGCTCGCCGATGTCGGCCGTC encodes:
- a CDS encoding AraC family transcriptional regulator, producing MEVERVPLRLARPPVVANAGVGVHGVRSLHDVFRLPDLWQVHLYGYSADVTIGGRTYEVAPGWVSFVPAGVEVRFDYTGRSEHLFAHFRPEECGEPSTVPVARDAGPAAAGLSELLRAAISASPGGSARTAAEVWTALWRIAQLPEPATGRTHHTAVATAIAYVEANLARPLAVPDIARAAGVSHNHLTRLFRAETGLPVVGWIRQRRMARARHLLTATTMSIPAVAASVGINDLQAFNKACRRELGGSPRAVRAGA
- a CDS encoding LD-carboxypeptidase encodes the protein MGTSTRRAVRPLRAGDRVAVVAPAGPVSPRLLARGVAVLESWGLDVELTFDAAQEGRLPYLAADDDVRAQQLQRAWCDPDIDAVLCARGGYGALRVLDLLDWDAMAAAGPKHFVGSSDNTALHAVLGARCGLVTLFGPMVATPAVTADPDAREGLRRALFDPPTELRGGPRAMALVGGWAAGVTVGGTLSLLASALGAPGLPPPPDGAIALLEDVTESPYRIDRLLTQLLRAGWFDRVAGIALGSWKECGPPEEVRDVVLDRLGGLGVPLVEELGFGHCRGQLTVPLGAEAEMDADAPVPRLALPN
- a CDS encoding sensor histidine kinase, which encodes MHIAAMAVLSASFLAMGAVAWHKHPRSRVGPLAAAVGVLVLLAQLPLPPLPHRLCAAGWAAVLIHLVASLPTGRLASPAMRGVVGLAYLNNLFMLSPLLVGGLPDELAKDVGSSIAVLVGAAVTVMQWLRWRRTSVPGRRSLTPVLAAVAVVVVLLLAGSPLWTPEESLLDMGLLKVGLVAVPLAYLATELRTRIERGGVADLVVQLGSAPAPAGLRAALAKALHDPTLTVGYWVAESRQYVDADGHAVSPPPGRVATRVDRAGEPVALLMHDPALLEQPTLIEAACTAAALALQNERLTADLRARVIQLAESRRHVVQAAEAERRRLERDLHDGVQQRLLSIPMALSVAESSLPPDAGRARALIAEAKDMSLAVLDELRALSQGIHPTILTERGLDGAVRELTLVAPVPVALTVDVPARLSAEIETTAYYVVAEALANVTKHADASRADVRIEQAGGRLVVEISDDGRGGADPDGSGLRGLATRAGDNGGILRVTSPVGGGTTVRAELPCA